TTTTCTAATGAAAAGTTACTTTATTTTTACCCGTTCGTTTTGAAGTGTACAACGCCTCATCTGCATATCGAACGACAGCTATAGGCTCTCTATCATCATGAGGCCATACGGATCCTCCAATACTGCACCCCACCTGAATACGCTTTTCTCCTAGGTAGAATGGTTGGTTTAAGCTCGTAATCATCTTTTCAGCTACAATGGTTGCCCCTTCTACATGATGATCGGTTGCTGTGAAAATAACCACTAGGAATTCATCTCCGCCAAGTCGGAATACTCCCTCATCTCCACGGATGCAACCTTTCAATCTTTTGGCCACTTCCTGCAAAAGTATATCCCCCGTATGATGCCCGTATGTATCATTGACTTGTTTAAACCCATCCAAATCAAGATATAAAAAGCTTAGCGTTTGTCCTTGTCCCTCCGCTTTTTTCATCGACTCATCTAAAAAGGCATCCAAAGCAATACGATTAGGAAGTCCCGTCAAATTATCATGATGAGCTAAATTTTCCATTCGCCCTAAGTCAGATACGGTACGCACCAGTGAATCTACTAATTCCCGGAGAGACAAAGAGAGGATTTCAATATCCTTGATTCCCCTATAATAAGGAATCTCTACTTTTTCCCCCGCCCGCAATCGGTTTGCCGTATGCGTAATATGTTGTAATGGTTTCGTTATGAAACCTGCAACATACCAGCCAATGAAAGCAAAGAGGAGAGAACACACCACTCCAATTAAAAGGATAAATTCCTGCAACTCCTTAACCGGCAAGAAGGCTGTCTCTTCCGGAATTCGAACGACCGTTGACCAGCCTAGCCCAGGATAGTTCTGATAACCGCCGCCAAATGCGAAGCCGGTAAGATACTTCTTTCCATCAGGCCATGTCTCCAATAACCAGTGATTCTGCCCTTTTTGTGCAAGTTGAACACTATCTAAATGCAATGGTTTGCCAATCATATTCTCCGGCCCTAAAATAATCGTATTATCTCTTTTACTAACCACGAAAATCTCCGCATGAACCATTTCATCTCGTAATGGCTTCAAGATATCTTTTTGAACCTGGCGCGACCAC
The genomic region above belongs to Ammoniphilus sp. CFH 90114 and contains:
- a CDS encoding diguanylate cyclase, which gives rise to MNIKLRTYVAALFAVVIFALTTVLSFSIGKQSSEKVKREIGNTLSATAYQMADKLDFFMWSRAGEIDVLSQLKDIKDPSDIQTVQELLDQLQESFPVFSWVGFTDVNGKVLAATGQILEGADISKRPVFQEGIKGRFIGDVHEAVLLAKLLPNPSGGPLEFVDISKVVVGENGKLVGVLAAHLSWEWSRQVQKDILKPLRDEMVHAEIFVVSKRDNTIILGPENMIGKPLHLDSVQLAQKGQNHWLLETWPDGKKYLTGFAFGGGYQNYPGLGWSTVVRIPEETAFLPVKELQEFILLIGVVCSLLFAFIGWYVAGFITKPLQHITHTANRLRAGEKVEIPYYRGIKDIEILSLSLRELVDSLVRTVSDLGRMENLAHHDNLTGLPNRIALDAFLDESMKKAEGQGQTLSFLYLDLDGFKQVNDTYGHHTGDILLQEVAKRLKGCIRGDEGVFRLGGDEFLVVIFTATDHHVEGATIVAEKMITSLNQPFYLGEKRIQVGCSIGGSVWPHDDREPIAVVRYADEALYTSKRTGKNKVTFH